One genomic region from Desulfovibrio oxyclinae DSM 11498 encodes:
- the dndB gene encoding DNA sulfur modification protein DndB produces MSSNHPRDLYERRFAAVKGVQAGREYYLANCPFYLLPEIFNEIDNYDIPPVERAQRVLNKTRVKSIKQYLLSNTDSYVFSAVTVSIDGDVTFEKAEGSPNVGSLLIRDRARYLINDGQHRISAIIESLKEQRSNEYELLPIIFFNDPGLKMSQQIFTDLNRYTLKPAQSLSILYDTRDPYAEIVRSVAVSVSFFKNYTEFEKTTISNRSVNLFTLNGIYNATKILLGKDLDDVVESTQYACEFWEKLGNNLDEWKQFLKGELASSALRQEYLSGHNLFLNAAAAVTNSAFSAGKRLDDAISVIGNANWKRNNRLWEGRALHNGKITKSNISFILTTNVLKAQLGVELNDKENAAEEEFNRKQMQLG; encoded by the coding sequence GTGTCTTCCAATCATCCAAGAGACTTGTACGAACGTCGTTTCGCTGCGGTGAAAGGGGTTCAGGCTGGACGAGAGTATTACCTTGCCAATTGTCCATTTTACCTTTTGCCTGAAATCTTTAATGAGATAGACAACTATGACATCCCTCCAGTGGAGAGAGCTCAACGAGTTCTAAACAAAACACGTGTTAAATCAATTAAACAATACCTTCTATCAAACACTGATAGTTATGTTTTTTCTGCTGTCACTGTATCGATTGATGGCGATGTGACCTTCGAAAAGGCAGAGGGGTCACCTAATGTTGGATCACTGCTGATCAGGGATCGTGCAAGGTATCTTATCAATGATGGCCAACATAGGATTTCTGCGATCATTGAGTCTTTAAAGGAGCAGCGAAGCAACGAATATGAACTCCTGCCGATAATTTTTTTCAATGATCCAGGGCTAAAAATGAGCCAGCAGATTTTTACTGACTTGAACCGCTACACGCTCAAGCCAGCTCAGTCTCTGAGCATACTTTATGACACCCGCGATCCTTACGCAGAGATAGTTAGGTCGGTTGCTGTGAGCGTTTCTTTCTTTAAAAATTACACTGAGTTTGAAAAAACGACGATTTCCAATCGATCGGTAAATCTGTTCACATTGAACGGCATCTACAACGCGACAAAAATACTATTGGGGAAAGATCTTGATGATGTTGTTGAAAGCACCCAATATGCATGCGAATTTTGGGAAAAGCTCGGCAACAACCTAGATGAGTGGAAGCAATTCCTAAAAGGGGAATTGGCTTCAAGTGCTTTGAGACAAGAATATCTGAGCGGGCACAATCTTTTCTTGAATGCGGCCGCGGCCGTTACAAACTCTGCTTTTAGTGCTGGTAAGAGGCTAGATGACGCCATTTCCGTCATAGGAAATGCGAATTGGAAACGGAACAATCGTCTTTGGGAAGGACGAGCGTTGCACAATGGTAAGATCACAAAATCAAACATCAGCTTCATCCTTACTACTAACGTACTGAAAGCGCAGTTAGGCGTTGAGCTGAATGATAAAGAAAATGCTGCCGAAGAAGAGTTCAATCGCAAACAAATGCAGTTAGGATAA
- a CDS encoding response regulator gives MADKKILVVEDHKDTRELLKYNLAQAGFEVAAESDGAAGLERAATFLPDMILLDLMLPGLDGLEVCRRVKQDSALSHIPVVMLTAKGEEIDRIVGLELGADDYVVKPFSPRELILRIKAILRRSNEPVKQAPNTWERDGLHIDFEAHELKVDDEPTPLTATEFKLLTELVLGKGKVQTRDHLLDTVWDTHFEGYSRTVDTHVRRLRQKLGPYADWVETVRGVGYRFKA, from the coding sequence GTGGCAGACAAGAAGATCCTCGTCGTAGAGGACCACAAGGACACGCGGGAGCTGCTCAAATACAATCTCGCACAGGCCGGATTCGAAGTGGCAGCAGAATCAGACGGCGCCGCCGGCCTTGAACGGGCCGCCACCTTCCTGCCCGACATGATCCTGCTCGACCTCATGCTTCCCGGCCTCGACGGTCTCGAAGTATGCAGAAGAGTCAAGCAGGACTCGGCGCTTTCGCACATCCCCGTAGTGATGCTCACCGCAAAAGGCGAAGAAATCGACCGTATCGTCGGTCTGGAACTCGGCGCAGACGATTACGTCGTCAAACCGTTCTCCCCGCGGGAACTCATCCTGCGCATCAAGGCCATCCTGCGCAGAAGCAACGAGCCGGTGAAGCAGGCTCCCAACACATGGGAACGAGACGGCCTCCACATCGACTTTGAAGCACACGAACTCAAAGTGGACGACGAACCCACACCGCTGACCGCCACAGAGTTCAAACTGCTTACCGAACTTGTCCTCGGAAAAGGCAAAGTGCAAACCCGCGACCATCTGCTCGACACCGTCTGGGATACCCACTTCGAAGGTTACTCCAGAACCGTCGATACTCACGTGCGACGGCTGCGCCAAAAACTCGGCCCCTACGCAGATTGGGTAGAAACCGTAAGAGGCGTAGGGTACCGATTCAAAGCCTGA